Proteins encoded within one genomic window of Oncorhynchus nerka isolate Pitt River linkage group LG9b, Oner_Uvic_2.0, whole genome shotgun sequence:
- the LOC115114414 gene encoding tenascin-N-like isoform X1, translated as MSKVAYQFHQLFHLFSPLAMTTRLHWLTRALCLISILCTVTSKYVTEDYSSPAEKEVTFSHVYKIDLAKSPECKLALQTLPSQQDQFSGLQELEGGATLEGENNIVFRHQINLKTPKCDCDESESFTSLLYRVNGLEEEVEHLKSQCSQGCCGGKGGGAGGVDTSCSGHGTYQHNTCSCQCNPSWEGPDCSISTCPDECNDNGRCVDGKCVCHAGYTGSDCSQLMCPGDCNDKGHCVDGKCVCFSHFTGEDCSEQKCDPDCIHGTCVNGMCICDEGFFGEDCSTVSGPNGLRLVRVTDNSLLVEWEAVKAAEYYILTWHPEGSEAELERFTVPNTETSYLITGLSPGVTYIVQVYAVIKEIQSEGDRIEATTEVSGIDGIRVLGQTEDSIQVDWQNPAAPLDHFRLTYANPDGQEEEQHVPMSAEARTTHTIVGLQPGTEYLITVQGIKGTIEGKASFATGVTDLDDPTNLLTKEVTEDTATVEWQKVQAEIDGYVISYSSAEGSSGEISVGPDSTSYRLTGLRPGVIYTVYIWAVKGSRVSRKSSTEAETELDVPTNLLTREVTEDTATVTWDRVQAEIDGYLISYSSAEGSSGEIPVGADSTSYRLTGLRPGVIYTVYIWAVKGSRVSRKSFVDAETDLDAPTNLFTREVTEDTADVSWDRPLADIDGYLISYSSAEGFSGEIPVGAESTSYRLTGLRPGVIYTVYIWAVKGSRVSRKSSTEAETEIDAPKKLKASDVKLNVATLTWTAPLARIDGYILTLRAEDGSLKAVEKKLRAGESSFAMSDLEKGKNYIVTLLAYRGPKRSRVIEITFKTVGLLYPFPMDCTQIKKNGNVASGIYTIYVNSDRTKPMEVYCDMDTDGGGWVVFQRRNNGQMDFMKRWRQYMAGFGNMTDEFWLGLDNIYGLTNTPTQYELRVDLGVGSEKAYAVYDNFKIAPAKQKFKLTIGEYSGTAGDAMSYHQGRPFSTVDNDNDIALGNCALTHRGAWWYKNCHLANLNGKFGDNRHSMGVNWEPWKGHLMSLDFTEMKIRPVGTARKRRSLRSSTAPRK; from the exons ATGTCAAAAGTTGCATATCAATTTCACCAATTATTCCACTTATTTTCCCCTCTAGCCATGACCACTAGACTTCACTGGCTCACAAGAGCCCTATGCCTGATAAGCATACTGTGCACTGTCACTTCCAAGTATGTGACAGAAGATTATTCATCCCCCGCTGAGAAAGAAGTCACCTTCAGCCACGTCTATAAGATTGACCTGGCCAAGAGCCCTGAGTGTAAACTCGCCTTGCAGACCCTCCCTTCTCAACAGGACCAGTTTTCAGGCCTGCAAGAGCTGGAAGGGGGCGCTACTCTGGAGGGGGAAAACAACATCGTTTTCAGGCACCAAATCAACCTCAAGACCCCAAAGTGTGACTGTGATGAGTCGGAGAGCTTTACGTCTCTGCTGTACAGAGTCAACgggctggaggaggaggtggaacaTCTGAAGAGTCAGTGCTCCCAGGGCTGCTGTGGTGGAAAAGGTGGTGGAGCAGGAG GTGTGGACACTAGCTGTAGTGGCCACGGGACCTACCAGCACAACACCTGCAGTTGTCAATGCAACCCTAGCTGGGAGGGTCCTGACTGCTCCATTTCCACCTGTCCTGATGAGTGCAACGACAACGGCCGCTGTGTGGATGGCAAGTGTGTCTGCCACGCTGGCTATACGGGGAGTGACTGCAGCCAGCTGATGTGCCCAGGCGACTGCAACGATAAGGGACACTGCGTGGACGGCAAGTGTGTTTGCTTCAGCCACTTCACTGGCGAGGACTGCAGCGAACAGAAATGCGATCCCGACTGCATCCACGGCACCTGCGTGAACGGAATGTGTATCTGTGACGAAGGCTTCTTTGGGGAAGACTGCTCTACAG TGTCGGGCCCTAACGGCCTGCGTCTGGTAAGGGTGACTGATAATTCTCTGCTGGTGGAATGGGAGGCTGTGAAAGCAGCAGAGTACTACATCCTTACCTGGCACCCTGAGGGCAGTGAGGCAGAGCTGGAGCGGTTCACCGTGCCCAACACAGAGACCTCCTACCTGATCACAGGACTCAGCCCAGGTGTCACCTACATAGTGCAGGTGTACGCTGTCATCAAGGAGATCCAGAGCGAGGGGGACAGGATCGAGGCGACCACAG AGGTGTCTGGTATTGATGGTATCCGGGTATTGGGCCAGACTGAGGACTCTATCCAGGTGGACTGGCAGAACCCTGCAGCACCTCTGGACCACTTCAGACTGACCTATGCTAACCCTGAcgggcaggaggaggagcagcacgTACCAATGAGTGCAGAGGCCAGGACCACCCACACCATCGTAG gACTGCAACCTGGCACTGAGTACCTCATCACAGTGCAAGGCATCAAAGGGACCATCGAAGGGAAAGCCTCCTTCGCCACCGGGGTCACAG ATCTTGACGATCCTACTAACCTCTTGACCAAAGAAGTGACAGAGGATACCGCTACCGTGGAATGGCAGAAGGTACAAGCAGAGATCGACGGCTACGTGATCAGCTACAGCTCTGCTGAGGGCTCCAGTGGGGAGATCTCTGTTGGGCCAGACAGCACCTCATACAGGCTGACTGGGCTGAGGCCTGGAGTCATCTACACAGTCTACATCTGGGCTGTCAAGGGCTCCCGGGTCAGCAGGAAGAGCTCCACAGAAGCTGAGACAG AACTAGATGTTCCTACTAACCTGTTGACCAGAGAAGTGACAGAAGACACAGCAACAGTAACATGGGATAGAGTCCAGGCTGAAATCGACGGATACCTGATCAGCTACAGCTCTGCTGAAGGCTCCAGTGGGGAGATCCCTGTTGGGGCAGACAGCACCTCCTACAGGCTGACTGGGCTGAGGCCTGGAGTCATCTACACAGTCTACATCTGGGCTGTCAAGGGCTCCCGGGTCAGCAGGAAGAGCTTCGTTGACGCTGAGACAG ATCTGGATGCTCCTACTAACCTCTTTACCAGAGAagtgacagaggacacagctGATGTGTCGTGGGACAGACCTTTAGCGGACATTGACGGCTACCTGATCAGCTACAGCTCTGCTGAGGGCTTCAGTGGGGAGATCCCTGTTGGGGCAGAAAGCACCTCCTACAGGCTGACTGGGCTGAGGCCTGGAGTCATCTACACAGTCTACATCTGGGCTGTCAAGGGCTCCCGGGTCAGCAGGAAGAGCTCCACAGAAGCTGAGACAG AAATTGACGCACCAAAAAAACTGAAAGCATCGGATGTTAAACTGAATGTAGCCACCCTGACCTGGACTGCTCCCTTAGCCAGAATCGATGGCTACATCCTCACATTGAGAGCTGAGGATGGCAGTTTGAAG GCTGTGGAGAAGAAGCTGAGGGCAGGAGAGAGCAGCTTTGCCATGTCGGACCTGGAGAAAGGAAAGAACTACATTGTTACCCTCCTTGCTTACAGAGGACCAAAGAGGAGCAGAGTGATAGAGATCACATTCAAAACAG TGGGTTTGTTGTACCCATTCCCCATGGACTGTACTCAGATTAAGAAGAATGGTAACGTGGCAAGTGGAATCTACACCATTTACGTCAACAGTGATCGCACCAAGCCCATGGAGGTGTACTGCGACATGGACACTGATGGCGGTGGATGGGTG GTGTTCCAGAGACGCAACAATGGACAGATGGACTTCATGAAGCGCTGGAGACAGTACATGGCTGGTTTTGGGAACATGACTGATGAATTTTGGCTTG GTCTGGACAATATCTATGGGCTGACCAATACTCCCACGCAGTACGAGCTGCGAGTGGACCTTGGTGTGGGTTCAGAGAAGGCCTATGCTGTCTATGACAACTTCAAGATAGCCCCGGCTAAGCAGAAGTTCAAGCTGACCATCGGTGAATACAGTGGAACAGCAG GCGATGCCATGAGCTACCATCAAGGTCGCCCCTTCTCCACGGTTGACAATGACAATGACATTGCTCTTGGTAACTGTGCCCTGACACATCGTGGTGCATGGTGGTACAAAAACTGTCACCTTGCCAACCTCAACGGCAAATtcggagacaacagacacagcaTG GGTGTGAACTGGGAGCCATGGAAGGGTCACCTGATGTCTCTTGATTTCACTGAGATGAAGATTCGGCCTGTGGGCACTGCCAGGAAGAGGAGGTCGCTTAGAAGCAGTACAGCTCCCAGAAAATAG
- the LOC115114414 gene encoding tenascin-N-like isoform X2, with translation MTTRLHWLTRALCLISILCTVTSKYVTEDYSSPAEKEVTFSHVYKIDLAKSPECKLALQTLPSQQDQFSGLQELEGGATLEGENNIVFRHQINLKTPKCDCDESESFTSLLYRVNGLEEEVEHLKSQCSQGCCGGKGGGAGGVDTSCSGHGTYQHNTCSCQCNPSWEGPDCSISTCPDECNDNGRCVDGKCVCHAGYTGSDCSQLMCPGDCNDKGHCVDGKCVCFSHFTGEDCSEQKCDPDCIHGTCVNGMCICDEGFFGEDCSTVSGPNGLRLVRVTDNSLLVEWEAVKAAEYYILTWHPEGSEAELERFTVPNTETSYLITGLSPGVTYIVQVYAVIKEIQSEGDRIEATTEVSGIDGIRVLGQTEDSIQVDWQNPAAPLDHFRLTYANPDGQEEEQHVPMSAEARTTHTIVGLQPGTEYLITVQGIKGTIEGKASFATGVTDLDDPTNLLTKEVTEDTATVEWQKVQAEIDGYVISYSSAEGSSGEISVGPDSTSYRLTGLRPGVIYTVYIWAVKGSRVSRKSSTEAETELDVPTNLLTREVTEDTATVTWDRVQAEIDGYLISYSSAEGSSGEIPVGADSTSYRLTGLRPGVIYTVYIWAVKGSRVSRKSFVDAETDLDAPTNLFTREVTEDTADVSWDRPLADIDGYLISYSSAEGFSGEIPVGAESTSYRLTGLRPGVIYTVYIWAVKGSRVSRKSSTEAETEIDAPKKLKASDVKLNVATLTWTAPLARIDGYILTLRAEDGSLKAVEKKLRAGESSFAMSDLEKGKNYIVTLLAYRGPKRSRVIEITFKTVGLLYPFPMDCTQIKKNGNVASGIYTIYVNSDRTKPMEVYCDMDTDGGGWVVFQRRNNGQMDFMKRWRQYMAGFGNMTDEFWLGLDNIYGLTNTPTQYELRVDLGVGSEKAYAVYDNFKIAPAKQKFKLTIGEYSGTAGDAMSYHQGRPFSTVDNDNDIALGNCALTHRGAWWYKNCHLANLNGKFGDNRHSMGVNWEPWKGHLMSLDFTEMKIRPVGTARKRRSLRSSTAPRK, from the exons ATGACCACTAGACTTCACTGGCTCACAAGAGCCCTATGCCTGATAAGCATACTGTGCACTGTCACTTCCAAGTATGTGACAGAAGATTATTCATCCCCCGCTGAGAAAGAAGTCACCTTCAGCCACGTCTATAAGATTGACCTGGCCAAGAGCCCTGAGTGTAAACTCGCCTTGCAGACCCTCCCTTCTCAACAGGACCAGTTTTCAGGCCTGCAAGAGCTGGAAGGGGGCGCTACTCTGGAGGGGGAAAACAACATCGTTTTCAGGCACCAAATCAACCTCAAGACCCCAAAGTGTGACTGTGATGAGTCGGAGAGCTTTACGTCTCTGCTGTACAGAGTCAACgggctggaggaggaggtggaacaTCTGAAGAGTCAGTGCTCCCAGGGCTGCTGTGGTGGAAAAGGTGGTGGAGCAGGAG GTGTGGACACTAGCTGTAGTGGCCACGGGACCTACCAGCACAACACCTGCAGTTGTCAATGCAACCCTAGCTGGGAGGGTCCTGACTGCTCCATTTCCACCTGTCCTGATGAGTGCAACGACAACGGCCGCTGTGTGGATGGCAAGTGTGTCTGCCACGCTGGCTATACGGGGAGTGACTGCAGCCAGCTGATGTGCCCAGGCGACTGCAACGATAAGGGACACTGCGTGGACGGCAAGTGTGTTTGCTTCAGCCACTTCACTGGCGAGGACTGCAGCGAACAGAAATGCGATCCCGACTGCATCCACGGCACCTGCGTGAACGGAATGTGTATCTGTGACGAAGGCTTCTTTGGGGAAGACTGCTCTACAG TGTCGGGCCCTAACGGCCTGCGTCTGGTAAGGGTGACTGATAATTCTCTGCTGGTGGAATGGGAGGCTGTGAAAGCAGCAGAGTACTACATCCTTACCTGGCACCCTGAGGGCAGTGAGGCAGAGCTGGAGCGGTTCACCGTGCCCAACACAGAGACCTCCTACCTGATCACAGGACTCAGCCCAGGTGTCACCTACATAGTGCAGGTGTACGCTGTCATCAAGGAGATCCAGAGCGAGGGGGACAGGATCGAGGCGACCACAG AGGTGTCTGGTATTGATGGTATCCGGGTATTGGGCCAGACTGAGGACTCTATCCAGGTGGACTGGCAGAACCCTGCAGCACCTCTGGACCACTTCAGACTGACCTATGCTAACCCTGAcgggcaggaggaggagcagcacgTACCAATGAGTGCAGAGGCCAGGACCACCCACACCATCGTAG gACTGCAACCTGGCACTGAGTACCTCATCACAGTGCAAGGCATCAAAGGGACCATCGAAGGGAAAGCCTCCTTCGCCACCGGGGTCACAG ATCTTGACGATCCTACTAACCTCTTGACCAAAGAAGTGACAGAGGATACCGCTACCGTGGAATGGCAGAAGGTACAAGCAGAGATCGACGGCTACGTGATCAGCTACAGCTCTGCTGAGGGCTCCAGTGGGGAGATCTCTGTTGGGCCAGACAGCACCTCATACAGGCTGACTGGGCTGAGGCCTGGAGTCATCTACACAGTCTACATCTGGGCTGTCAAGGGCTCCCGGGTCAGCAGGAAGAGCTCCACAGAAGCTGAGACAG AACTAGATGTTCCTACTAACCTGTTGACCAGAGAAGTGACAGAAGACACAGCAACAGTAACATGGGATAGAGTCCAGGCTGAAATCGACGGATACCTGATCAGCTACAGCTCTGCTGAAGGCTCCAGTGGGGAGATCCCTGTTGGGGCAGACAGCACCTCCTACAGGCTGACTGGGCTGAGGCCTGGAGTCATCTACACAGTCTACATCTGGGCTGTCAAGGGCTCCCGGGTCAGCAGGAAGAGCTTCGTTGACGCTGAGACAG ATCTGGATGCTCCTACTAACCTCTTTACCAGAGAagtgacagaggacacagctGATGTGTCGTGGGACAGACCTTTAGCGGACATTGACGGCTACCTGATCAGCTACAGCTCTGCTGAGGGCTTCAGTGGGGAGATCCCTGTTGGGGCAGAAAGCACCTCCTACAGGCTGACTGGGCTGAGGCCTGGAGTCATCTACACAGTCTACATCTGGGCTGTCAAGGGCTCCCGGGTCAGCAGGAAGAGCTCCACAGAAGCTGAGACAG AAATTGACGCACCAAAAAAACTGAAAGCATCGGATGTTAAACTGAATGTAGCCACCCTGACCTGGACTGCTCCCTTAGCCAGAATCGATGGCTACATCCTCACATTGAGAGCTGAGGATGGCAGTTTGAAG GCTGTGGAGAAGAAGCTGAGGGCAGGAGAGAGCAGCTTTGCCATGTCGGACCTGGAGAAAGGAAAGAACTACATTGTTACCCTCCTTGCTTACAGAGGACCAAAGAGGAGCAGAGTGATAGAGATCACATTCAAAACAG TGGGTTTGTTGTACCCATTCCCCATGGACTGTACTCAGATTAAGAAGAATGGTAACGTGGCAAGTGGAATCTACACCATTTACGTCAACAGTGATCGCACCAAGCCCATGGAGGTGTACTGCGACATGGACACTGATGGCGGTGGATGGGTG GTGTTCCAGAGACGCAACAATGGACAGATGGACTTCATGAAGCGCTGGAGACAGTACATGGCTGGTTTTGGGAACATGACTGATGAATTTTGGCTTG GTCTGGACAATATCTATGGGCTGACCAATACTCCCACGCAGTACGAGCTGCGAGTGGACCTTGGTGTGGGTTCAGAGAAGGCCTATGCTGTCTATGACAACTTCAAGATAGCCCCGGCTAAGCAGAAGTTCAAGCTGACCATCGGTGAATACAGTGGAACAGCAG GCGATGCCATGAGCTACCATCAAGGTCGCCCCTTCTCCACGGTTGACAATGACAATGACATTGCTCTTGGTAACTGTGCCCTGACACATCGTGGTGCATGGTGGTACAAAAACTGTCACCTTGCCAACCTCAACGGCAAATtcggagacaacagacacagcaTG GGTGTGAACTGGGAGCCATGGAAGGGTCACCTGATGTCTCTTGATTTCACTGAGATGAAGATTCGGCCTGTGGGCACTGCCAGGAAGAGGAGGTCGCTTAGAAGCAGTACAGCTCCCAGAAAATAG